The segment GGAGGCGGTCGTGGGTGTCGACGGGAGCGAGGGGACGGTGACGCTCCGACTCGACGACCACGACGTGACCGTGCAGGTCCGCGAGGGCGTCGAGCACAACGCGGACCGGCTCTACCAGGAGGCAAAGCGCGTCGAGGAGAAGAAGGAGGGCGCGCTCGCGGCGATCGAGGACACGCGAGAGGACCTCGAGGACGTCGAGGAACGCAAGCGCGAGTACGAGCGCCGACAGGAGGAAGGCGGCGAGGACGGTGACGGCGACGGTGCCGACGACGGCGACGGCGAGGACGCGGACGGCGAGGGCGACCACGACTGGCTGTCGGACCCGTCGATTCCGGTCCGCCAGCAAGAACAGTGGTACGAGCGATTCCGGTGGTTCCACACGACGGACGGCTACCTCGTCATCGGCGGTCGGAACGCCGACCAGAACGAGGAACTCGTGAAGAAGTACCTCGAGGCCGGCGACAAGGTGTTCCACTCGCAGGCCCACGGCGGCCCCGTCACGATACTGAAGGCGACGGACCCGAGCGAGAAGGCGAGGGACGTCGACTTCTCCGAGGCGACCCTGGAGCAGGCGGCGCAGTTCGCGGTGACGTACTCGTCGGTCTGGAAGAACGGCGTGTACGCGGGCGACGTCTACATGGTCGACGGCGACCAGGTGTCGAAGACGCCCGAGTCCGGCGAGTACCTGGAGAAGGGCGGGTTCGCGGTCCGGGGCGACCGAACGTACTTCCGGGACACCCCCGTCGGCTGTGCGGTCGGCATCCAGTGCGAGCCGTCGACGCGCGTCGTCGGCGGGCCGCCGGCGGCGACCGCGGAACGCACGGAGACGATGATCGAGGTCGAACCCGGGAAGTTCGCGCAGGGCGACGCCGCGAAGCGCATCTACCGCGAGTTCCGCGAGCGGTTCGCGGACACGTCGTTCGTGCGGAAGGTCGCGAGCCCTGACCGAATCCAGCACTTCATGCCGCCCGGCGGCAGCCGCATCAAGGAGGACTGACGGGAACCGAAGCGGGACGACGGTGGACGTGCGACGGCCGCGGTGAGTTCGTCCTCGCGCTGGTAGCGCTCGCTAGCATCGCCGCGGCAACCACTTTTTTGTGTGATACCTTTGAGTTGTTCGACACGATGAGGGGTGTTCGATGTCGCTGACGAACGCACGCAGACCAGCGAATACGCGCGAGCGGTACCGCTTGATGGCCGACGCGGCGTCCCGACCGTTCGCGGTCGGTGCCGTCGCCGTTCCACTCGTCCTCCCCGTCCTCGGGTATCTCTCGAGCGACGTCCGAATCATGTTCACCGTCCATCTCTTCCTCGGGGCATTCTGGTTCGGTACTGCGGTGCTCGGGGCAGTCGTGCTCGGTCCCGTCATGGGCGGACTCTCCGAGGGAGCGAACGTCGAATTCGCCGAAGGGTTCGTCCCGAAGATGAATCTGCTCATGGAACCGGTCTCGGTCGGCGCGGTCGGTTCCGGGATCGGGCTCGCCAGCATGATGGGGCTCTTGACGTCTCCGACACCGTCACTGTGGGGGGCGCTCGCCATCGCAGTCGCGCTCCTCGTGCTCGGGTTCGGTCCGCTCCACAAGTTCACGGCCGGGATGTTCGACGAGATCGCCGCCGACGAGACCGACCACGAGCGACTTGCCTCGCTGAACGAGAAGTACGGCATGTTGAGTCTGGTCGAACTCGTCCTCATGGTCACCATCGTCGCACTGATGTCTGGCATTCGATGGGGATTCTAGCGCACAAATTGGTCCTGGAGTAGTCTCCGTCGGACTGCTTCGGGACTCCCAGTCCGCTCGGGCGCGAGTCGGGCGGCGTCGGCGCGACCGATAGCAGGACACTTACACCGTCCGGGGCAAGCCACGTGCATGCAGATCAAGGACCGGTACCGCGTCGAGGGCGGCCGGGAGCGCATCACGCTCGTCCCGGAGAGCCTCGACGACCTCTGGCACCTCCAGTACGTCCTCGAGCCCGGGGACCTCGTCGCGGGCGACACGACGCGGCGCATCCAGCGCGACGACGAGGAACTCCGGGACAAGGGCGGTGAGCGCGAGCACATGTTCGTGACGCTCGACGTCGAGGAGGTCGAGTTCCACAAGTTCGCGAACCGGCTCCGGGTCTCGGGCGTCATCGAGGACGCGTCGCGCGAGGACCAACTCGGGTTCCATCATACGCTGAACGTCGAGGACCACGACGAGATCGAGGTCGAGAAGGTCTGGAAGCCCGACCAGGAGGCGCGCCTGGAGGAGGCCGAGGAAGCCGCGGAGAACCCGGACGTTGCGATCGCGACCGTCGAGGAGGGCGAGGCGTACATCCACACGGTCGCGCAGTACGGGACCGACGAGAACGGCCGGTTCACGGGGACGACGGGGAAGGGCGAGTACGCGCGCGGCCGGAACGAACTGTTCGAGGAACTCGGCGCGGCGCTCTCGCGGATGGACGTCGACGCGATCGTGCTCGCGGGCCCCGGGTTCACGAAGCAGGACGCGCGCAAGTACATCGCGGACGAGTACCCCGAGGTCGCCGACCTGATAACGATGGTGGACACCTCGGGCGTTGGCGACCGCGGCGTCCACGAGGTCCTCAAGCGCGGTGCGGTCGAGGACGTCCAGCAGCAGACGCGCATCGCGAGCGAAGCGGAGTACATCGACGAACTCAC is part of the Halorubellus sp. JP-L1 genome and harbors:
- a CDS encoding mRNA surveillance protein pelota, whose protein sequence is MQIKDRYRVEGGRERITLVPESLDDLWHLQYVLEPGDLVAGDTTRRIQRDDEELRDKGGEREHMFVTLDVEEVEFHKFANRLRVSGVIEDASREDQLGFHHTLNVEDHDEIEVEKVWKPDQEARLEEAEEAAENPDVAIATVEEGEAYIHTVAQYGTDENGRFTGTTGKGEYARGRNELFEELGAALSRMDVDAIVLAGPGFTKQDARKYIADEYPEVADLITMVDTSGVGDRGVHEVLKRGAVEDVQQQTRIASEAEYIDELTKRIAQGHEAAYGPEAVAEAAEYGAVERLLVLDDKLRVERGPDGDWAIDVDDVVTSVERQGGDVTVFSSEFPPGQQLRNLGGIAALLRYRLE